DNA sequence from the Methanofollis formosanus genome:
CGACATGGTCCTGGGACTTCGGCGACGGCACCGGGTCGACCGAGCAGGACCCGGTCCACACCTACCGGTCCTCAGGCATCTACACCGTCAGCCTCACCGTGAACAGCGATGAGGACACCGCGACGAAACCGGTATATATCAACGTCCTGCCGATCCTTCTCGGTGACGCCAACGACGACGGGACCATCGATCAGGCCGACACGCTCAGGGTGCTCAAGGAAGTCGTCGGCCTGACCGAGAAGCCGGAACCCAACAGCGCCGTCTTCCGGCAGACCGACGTCCACGCCAACGAGGTCATCGAGATCGGCGACGCCCTCTATATCGCCCAATACAACGTGGGGCTGCGGGATCCGTGGTTCAAAGAGATCACGGCCTCCTGACGGCCAGAATATCTTTTTTTGGGCTCTGCAGAAAACATCCTCTTTTCATCACCTCAACCCCTCTGTGAACTGAATCCATCGCCTTCCCTCCTGCTCACGCCGGGGGCTCCGCCCCCGGACCCCCTGGATAAAGATTGGAGTGGAAGGCGGAGAAATGACCCTGAAAGGGAGGTTGCAGTCCTCCGCTTATCGCTCGCGCGGGGGCAGGGTGGCGGCCAGCCCCCCGTCGAAGAGAACCATCAAGATGATTTCTACAAAGCCTTTATTTGGCTCTGTTGAATTGGGCATGAGAAGAGCACGCCTCAGGTACACGGGATGAAAATTCCTGTGGATCTCAAGGGTGTACACGAATCCTTTCTTTCCTCTGGAGCCTGACAACAGGTGGGAACATCGCTTCATCGCCGCCCTTCGGCTATCTTCGTCGTGGGGGGTCCGGGGGGTTTCCCCCCGGCGCGAGATGACGGTGAAGATCCTGTGATCGGGGGCGGCACGTTCTGATCATCACGCCTTCCCACACGCTTACGCCGGGGGCTCTGCCCCCGGAACCCCCGGGACGAAGATAGGGGCGGCCAGCCCCCCGCAAAGAGAGCCATCCAGAGCATTTCTACAAAGCCCGATTAAAAAATCTAAGAGGCGGTGCTCCCGAAATCCCCCACGATCCGGACTTTTCTGCCGCCATTTTCAGGGGTGTACCGGGGGTTCATGGCCTCCGACATTACCCCGAGTCATATAGCCGATCTACGGGCCTTGAGAGGCCCGGTTTCTCCCACGCATCGGAGGAAATACGGCCCCTATAGCCAGATCCATAAAGAAGCCCGATCCGGGCTCGTATCGGGGAGTCTGTGCCAGGATCCGGGGGCGATATGGTCGTATTTGAGGGCGGGTCCGCCGTGGCGAAATCCTGATCCCCTCATCATGAAGATAGGGGCCGGCACCCAGCAAAAAAAAAGAGAGCGGATCAGAGTCGCTTCCAGATATAGACGATCCGCTGCAGGGCGGTATAATGCCCGAGCACCCCGAAGATGACCAGGAGCCAGCCGAGGTACGGCATCCCGTACACCGGCGCCGCAAAGACGAGGTCCAGGACACCGGCGATGATGAGGAGCACCAGGCGGTCGGCCCGGCCCAGGATCCCGCCGTAGTACCTGCCCACCCCGAGGGCCTGGGCCTGGGTGCCCATGTACGAGGACATCAGCACGCCGGTGAGGGCGAAGACGCCGACCTGCCAGGAGGCCGCGCCGCCTGCGAAGATCCCGGTGATGATGACGATATCGGCGTACCGGTCGGAGACATGGTCGATGAAGTCGCCGCGCAGACTTGCGATCTCGAGTTCGCGGGCGAGCGCCCCGTCCAGCGCGTCGAAGACGGCGTTGACCGCAACCAGCAGGACACCCCAGGCGACCTCGCCGTAGTAAAAGGCGACGCCCGCCGCGAAGGCCGCGACCAGCGCGCCGACCGAGAAGAAGTTCGGCGTAAGCCCCAGGCGTTTCGACCCCGCGATCGCCGGGGTGAGAAGGCCGGCGACATAGGGGCGGAGGCGATCGAGGGTCATAGCCCCTCCATGAGATAGGAGGACCAGTCGATCGTCCCGACAGACGGGGCGACCGTGCCGTCCATGAAGCCCTCGACGAGGTCGGCGACATCCTCAGGACCAAGGGCGGTGACGTCCACCTCGAGCACCCGCTCCGCCGGGAAAAGGTCCAGCGTCTCGATCAGGATAACGTCCAGGGCCTCGGCCTCCGCGTTCTCCCGCACCTTCTCGCGGGCATAGCCGCGCGCCGCCAGTCGCTCTTCCAGGAGAGCGGGGCGGCAGCGGAGCACCACGATCCGATCGCAGGGGAGGAGGTGGGCGAGGTGGCCCTCCACCACCCCATCGACCGGTTCAAAGGCCGCCGCCCATGCCTCGGCGTCCACGACCCGCGTGTCCCGCTCAGGGTCGTCACCGAGGACGAAAGGCCCGACCGTCTCGGTGGTATGCACCACCCGGCGGCCGCGCCCGGCCAGCACCGCCGCCACCGTGCTCTTCCCGGTGCCCGGCGTCCCGGTGATCCCGACCATCATCGCAGATCCCTGACCTTCTCAAGAAAGAGCTCGTTCTCCCAGTCTGCCCCGATGCTGACCCTGATATACCGGTCTTCAAGCCCGGGGAAACTCCGGCACGACCTGACGACGACTCCACCCGCAGCAAGCCGCT
Encoded proteins:
- a CDS encoding adenylate kinase family protein; the protein is MMVGITGTPGTGKSTVAAVLAGRGRRVVHTTETVGPFVLGDDPERDTRVVDAEAWAAAFEPVDGVVEGHLAHLLPCDRIVVLRCRPALLEERLAARGYAREKVRENAEAEALDVILIETLDLFPAERVLEVDVTALGPEDVADLVEGFMDGTVAPSVGTIDWSSYLMEGL
- a CDS encoding CDP-alcohol phosphatidyltransferase family protein, which codes for MTLDRLRPYVAGLLTPAIAGSKRLGLTPNFFSVGALVAAFAAGVAFYYGEVAWGVLLVAVNAVFDALDGALARELEIASLRGDFIDHVSDRYADIVIITGIFAGGAASWQVGVFALTGVLMSSYMGTQAQALGVGRYYGGILGRADRLVLLIIAGVLDLVFAAPVYGMPYLGWLLVIFGVLGHYTALQRIVYIWKRL